DNA sequence from the Pseudomonas tritici genome:
CTTAACCGACCTACAGGTGTATCAAGCTGGTTATACTTCGATGACTGTACGAAATTGGATCAGGCCATGTCAGAAGTCGCCCTCGCCACAGCCCCACTGACCGCCCCGCCGGTCATTCGGGCTCTGCTCGCAAAACTCGCCATCCCCTACACGGAAGTCAGCGATCTACCGGGCCTGAATCCTGCGCAAAAGGTCCAGGCGGTGCTGCTGGAAGATGCAGTGGGCGCGCTGATGGTGCTGTTCCCGCAGAACCAGCTGCTCGACCTCAACCGCCTCGCCGAGCTCACTGGCCGCCGCCTTATCGCCGTGTCGCCGGACCGCGTCGCACGCATGCTCGGCAAACATGAGCTGAGCCTGTTGCCGGGCCTGCCGCCGCTCACCAGCTCGCCGTGCCTGTACGAAGGCAGCCTGCTCAACGAGCCGAGCCTGCTGGTGCATTCGGGTGAAGCAGGCCTGTTGCTGGAGATCTCCAGCGACGCCTTCAAGACCATGCTCACCAAGGCCAGCGCCGGCCACTTCGGCGAGCCGCTGAGCAACATCCGCCCCAACCTTGACCGCCCGAATGATGACCGTGAGGAAATCACCCAGGCCATGCAGGCGTTCACCGCGCGCCGCATCCAGCAGCGCCTGGAAGCGACCATCGAGATTCCCCCGCTGGCCGACACTGCGCAGAAGATTATCAAGCTGCGTGTCGACCCCAACGCCACCATCGATGACATCACCGGCGTAGTGGAGACCGACCCGGCCCTGGCCGCGCAAGTCGTGAGCTGGGCCGCGTCGCCGTACTACGCGTCGCCGGGCAAGATCCGCTCCGTTGAAGACGCCATCGTGCGCGTGCTCGGCTTTGACCTGGTGATCAACCTGGCGCTGGGCCTCGCGCTGGGCAAGACCTTGAGCCTGCCCAAGGACAACCCGCACCAAGCCACGCCGTACTGGCATCAGTCGATCTACACCGCCGCCGTGATCGAGGGCCTGACCCGCGCCATGCCGCGCGCCCAGCGCCCGGAAGCCGGCCTGACCTACCTCGCCGGCCTGTTGCACAACTTCGGTTATCTGCTGCTGGCGCACGTGTTCCCGCCGCACTTCTCGCTGATCTGCCGTCACTTGGAAGTCAACCCGCACCTGTGCCACAGCTATGTCGAGCAACACCTGCTGGGCATCAGCCGCGAGCAGATCGGTGCCTGGCTGATGCGCTACTGGGACATGCCGGATGAGTTATCCACCGCGCTGCGCTTCCAGCACGACCCGACTTATGACGGGCAATACGCTGAGTATCCGAACCTGGTGTGTTTGGCCGTGCGCTTGTTGCGCAGCCGGGGGATTGGTTCCGGGCCGGATGAGACGATTCCGGATGCGCTGCTTGAGCGCCTGGGGCTGACGCGGGACAAGGCTGAAGAGGTAGTCGGCAAAGTGCTGGATGCCGAGGTGTTGCTCCGCGAACTGGCTTCCCAGTTCAGCCAGGGCTGAGTCTATTGCCTGTTACTCCGCTATCGCAGGCAAGCCAGCTCCCACATTTTGACCGAGTACATTCTTTGGAATGCGGTCGAATGTGGGAGCTGGCTTGCCTGCGATGAATCCACCTCGGTCTACCTGTAAGACTACTTCTTTTTCTTCGGCTTCAAATACTTGGTCAACCCCTGGAACCAGATTACCAGCGCCGGGTTGCCCTTGATCTGGATCGACTTGTCCTGAATCCCCGTCATGAACGCCAGTTGCTTGTTCTTCGCCTGCATCGTGGCGAAGCCGTAGGCGGCATCTTTAAAGGCAATGGCAAACGCCGGCGCAGGGTGAACACCTGAGCGGCTGGTGATGCGCTGGTCTTTGACGATGAAGTGACGGGCAACCTTGCCGTCGAGGGTCTGCAGCTGGAAAGCCAGGTCTTTATCACCCAGTTGCTGCTGGAAGGCAGGATTGGTGCGGCTGGCTTTGCCCATCATCAGGCCCAGCACCCACAGCAGAAGACGAAATTTCATGCACACGGCCTCGATGTAATTATTGAGTGGCCGCAGCAGTTTAACGATTTGCAAAGAGAACGCCACCGATCTAGCGCATTAGCGGAAGATCGGCTGGCGTTTGACGCTTATAGCAGCATGTTACTTAAACGTTTGGGCAAGGTACCGGTGCCCAGTCGACCAGGTTTGGATCGCGGCAGGCGCCTTCCATCTGAGCCTTGCCGGCGCTGGCGACCTGCTTGCTTTCAGCTTGCTTGGCCTGAACGGTCTGGATGCTCTTCTCGGTGGTGACCGCTTCTTTAGGCACGACCGGCAAGTCCTTCTTCTTCGCGACTTTTGGCGGGTTCTTGCCTTTCTTGGCCGGTACAACCGGCGGCGCCACGTCGGCCTGGGCCACGGTGACCACGTCATTACGCTGCACGCCTACTTGCTGCAGGTCTTTCTCGTAGGCCTGGGTGTAGTTGTTCAGGTCTTCGCTGGCTTTGCCGTTGACCGCGACGATCAGGTCATTGGATTCCTTCAGGCCTGAAACGATTTCCGCCAGGCGCTTGCGGCCTTCAGTGTCGTTGACGGTCTTGGCCTTGCGGTCGGCCACCAGCTTGGTGAATGCGCTCTGGTAGCACTGCTGCGAGGCTTTGGCGTAAGCGGTGCTGCGGTCGATGTCGGACGCGCTTTTGTTAAAGTCGGTGGAGTAGGAAGCAATGCGTTGGTTGTCATCGCTGATCTGCTTCTGACGCTCGGTGTAGTAACCCGCCGCGCCGCCAGCCAGGGCGCCGCCCGCAGCGCCAATCGCGGCGTTGCGGCCGCGCTTTTCCTTGTCGCCAGTGAAAGCACCCAGCAGTGCACCGCCGGCCGCGCCGATGGCCGCGCCAGTGACGACCGACTTGGTCATGTCCGAATCAGTCGCGCGCAGGTGCTGCACCGGCTCGTAGCAGTTCGGGTAGTACTCGACCTTGGTGCTCGACGCGACCTTGGAGGCCGGCGACGTGGCACAACCGGTCAGCACAGTGCTGAAGCCGGCCGCGATCAGCAGCAAGTGACGCTTGGAAACCGCCTTACGGGAAAAAAGCATAGGTGTGTTCTCTTTTAAGTTTGACTTGCCCAGCACGGCCCACCGCCGCCTGAGTCCCTTCCAAGCTCGCCATACAGCCAGCGATCATCGCTGACCGCTCGCTGCGAGCAATTCCTTCAAGATCGTCGCCGGGTCGGCCCGCTGTTGCTTGCGGTAGTTGCCGACATGACGAACGAACAGTGTTGCGCGCGTCACCAGGCTCTTGCCGAGCACAGGCTTGCGATCCAACTCTTCCTTGATCCGTTGAAACTGCGCCTGGATCACCGCATCGGTATAGCGCGTGCCGGTGGCCAGGTTGTCGATATAGATCGCCACTGCGCCATCCAGCGCGCTGCGGCCGTTGGCAATCGCCATGTCAAACAGCTGCGCGCTGGCCTCGTCTTTGTTGTCGATAGCCTGCTGACGACTCTTTTGCAGATTGGCCAAGCGAATGTTGTAGTTGCTGATGGTTTCGGCCACCAACGCGGCGGACTGAATCAGGTTGCCCGCCGCTTCTTCGCGTTGCTGGGCGATCAGCGAGACGTTGCGCTTAAGTTCTTCGTTGACCAGCCCAAGCTCGGCTTGCAGCTTGGGGTCGACGCTGGCAGCGATAATACTGTCCAGGCGTTTGGTCGGGTCCTGGGCGTCGTCGATGGCGTCAGTCAGCGAAGCCAGGCGGCCCTCCTTTTGCCACTGCGCGAACAGTTCCTTGTAGCGCGAACGCGGCGCCGACAATGCGCCAATCGCCACGCGAAAGCCGGTGGTCTCGTTGCTTTGCTCGGTGCCGTCGGCCGCAAACAGCGGGTACTCGCGGCGCATGCCGGTGAACAGCGTGCCCTCGCCTTCCAAATAGTTGCCGCCCTTGACCACAAAGCCGCCATAGGTGCCCTGACGGCGCCCGGCATGCACCAGCTGGAAGGATTCCTGGACCATTTCCGCCGCATTGCCGATCACGTCGAACAGGCCAATCGGGTTAGGCAATTTGGTGCCGATGGGCATCAGGCGTGCGGCCTGGCCAGTGCCGCCGGCGACCTGGTTGAACACGGCGTAATCGCCGAGCGGGCCGTCGCTTTCGCTGCCCTCAACACGGCGCGGAAACAGGCGCCCTTCAAGGTCCTGACGGCTCACGGCTTGGCCACCGCGCGCGGCGTATTCCCATTCCACTTCGGTGGGCAGGCGCACAAAGCCCAGCCCGCCATCCTCCGCTGACGAGCCGCGCCCACTGACCGGCAGCAACTCGCGGTGGTATTTCATCAGCCAGGCGCTGTACACCGCCGAGAAGCGCTCGGCTTCAAAGCGCGACAGTTTCACCTTGGGCAAGCGCCCGGCCATGCCGGTTGGCGCATCGCACGCCGGCGCCGGTTCGCCACTGGCCAGTGACTGCGCCTGGGCCATCACTTGGGCGTATTGGCGTGCAGTCACTTCGTACTTGCCGATGAAGTACAGCATGGGCTTGAGCGGGGTCTTGGCGTCAGTCTTCGGCATCAATGGCGCGATGACTTTGTTCCAGTCTTTGGGCAAGTCCTTGAGGGTGAACTGGCCGTTGATGAAGTCGCGGCGGTAACCGGAAATAAACGACTGCTGATAGCCCGCTTCGCCTTCGGCAAAGGGGTAGCCGAGGCTGATTTCGCGATCGTCCAGGGTCCCTTGGGCCAGCACGTAGGCGTAGCGGAATACCATGTTGCCTTCACACGGCAGCGGCAGGCTCACGTCATCCGGCAACGGCTTGGGGTTGTCGAGTTTGTCACTCGCTTCATCAGCCCAGGCCATCGAGGCCAGGCTCAGCGCCACGGCGGCGCCCAGTAACTTATACATCTCTGATTCCTTCAGAAGCCTGGATACGCGCCACTCGCCAACCGCCACACACCGCCGCCACGGCGCTTACGCCGAGCACAGCAGCCAGGGCCAGGCCGTAATGACGCGCCAGCAGATGGCTGGCGTATTCGCCCGGCACCTGCACAAATAGTTGATTCAAAGCGGCCTCGGCCAGGCCATACAACCCGGCACTGAGCGCAGCAGCAAAACCTGCGCTGTACAGCGCCTGCACCACCACAAACACCAACAGCCCGCCTGTGGAAAACCCCAACAGGCGCAACACGGATAACTCTCGACGCTTGCGCGCCACGGCGGCCAACGCTCCGGCAAAGATCGCCGCAAACGCGCCCGCCAATGCCAGCCCGCAGATCACCCAGAATACGATCGACAGGTTGCGGCTTAACGACTGCACTTGCGCAATGGTCTGCGCCTGGGTCGACACCAACACATTCTGTCCCGCGAAATACACCCGCAGCGGCTCCACATCGGTGAGATTGCGGGCATACAGGCGAAACGCGGGATACACGCGCTGTTCGCTCACTCCCGCCTCATCACCGGCCCAACCCAACGTCGGCACTGCACGGCCATCGCGATAATCTTCAACCGCTTCCAGCAAACTCAATTCAGCAAACAAACCGTCACGGGCAAAGGCTTCCAGCGGCAATACCGCCAACACCTGCACGCGCATGCGCTGGGCTTCTACGCGCCCTGCCACTTGCCGAGCAAAGCTGGTCTCCAGCCAATCGCCGGGCCGCGCCGCGAGCTTCTCAGCAGCGGTGTGGCTCAGCACGATCTGCTCCAGGCCCTTTGGCACCGGCAGACCGCCCAACAACGGATCACCCGCCGCGGTCGGCAGCATTTCCAGGCTCAGCGTACCCACTTGCGCCGTCGCTGCAATCTGCCGCGTACGGGGCACGGCAAACGCCACGTCACTGCGCTGACTGAGCTGCTCGATAAATGCACTGCTGAATCGACCACCGCCCAACGGAATAATTTCACGGGTGGCGGGGTCGGTCTGCAAACGTTCGGTCAAACTGCTAACCAGTCCAAATTTCAGGCCGAATAACACCAGCAACGGCGCGATCACCGCCACCAGCGCCAGCACCGAACAGGCCGACAGCCACGCATCGTTGCGGTAATCCTGCCAGGCCAGCGACGCCACCAGGCCGATGCGCATCAGCACGCCTCCCCAAGGGTGGCGGTGACGCCGCCGTCGGTGTCGCGACGGCAACTGATACGTCGCACCTGCAAGCCACTGGCGCGCGCCAGGGGCTCGTCATGGGTGGCGATCACACACGCCGCGCGGTGTTCGCGAGCCTGGGCCAGCAACGCCTGCATCACGCGCTCGGCATTCAAGGGGTCCAGCGACGCCGTCGGTTCGTCTGCCAACACCAGTTGCGGTGCATGCGCCAGCGCACGGGCGCAGCTGACGCGCTGGCGTTGGCCCACGGAGAGCGCCGCCGGTTTCTTGGCCAACTGGTCGCTGATTTCCAGCTGCTCGGCCAGGCGTGCCACGCTGCCGTCATCCTTCAAACCCAGCAGTTGCCGCGACAGGGCGATATTGCCACGCACATCGAGAAAGCCCAGCAAGCCACCGGTTTGCAGCACATAGCCCAAATGCTGGCTGCGCAATGCGGCCAGCGTGGATTGCTGATCGCTGCGCCACAGCCCACGGATATCGTGCTGATTGAATTCAAACTGCCCGACCTGATCCGGCGCCAGGACCAGCGCCAACAGGTCCAGCAACGTGCTTTTGCCACACCCGCTGGGCCCGACGATCGCCAATTGCTCACCCGCGCGCAGCGCCAGCGCCGGAATCACCAGGCTATAGCGCTGGCTGCCGACGCCCCGGCTCTTGTGCACCGCGTTCAGGTTCAGCATCACGGCAGCGTCGACAACGGCACGCGGTACAACGCATCACCCGGCTCGGCATCGCCGAAACGGACCCAATTGGCCACGTCATTGTGGAAGGTCTCGTAGAGGCGGATTTTCGAATCCAGCTCGTCGATAAAGTCTTCCTGCTCGGCCACGCTCAACGACAACCACAGGTCCTGGGTCATGTTCAGCGATTTGCTGCGGTACGGCAGGCCTTCGAGGTATTCGCCGAGGATGCCGCCGTCGGCGAGGTTGCCGCCCTTGCGCAAGGCTTGCGGGTCGCGGCTCATGTAGGCCGAGGCGCTGGCGATTTCCTGGAAGAAATCCTTGGGTGAGGTCTGGGTCTTGCGCGCCGCATCGACAATCAGTTTCAGCGACTGCTGCAGGTCATTGAGCTGCAACTTGGTCAGCATCACGCACACCTGGAACGCCGGCAGCGCCGGGTTGGTGAGGTCGCGGTCGGCGGTCCATGCGCTGACCAGTTGCGGCGCCTGGCTTGCGGTTTTGCGCCCCAGGAAATCCATGTGCATGGCATAGCCGACTGCTGCGGATTTGTCTGCCAAGGTTGGTGCAGAACTCAGCAACGGCACCGGCTGCGGCGTATTGCTGCGCACCTGGTGCACCAGGTTGGCGAACACCGTGCCGATCTCGTCGACGCGCTCGCCCAGCTTGCGCACGTCGCCACCCGGCACCGGCGTGTAGAGGTCGCCGATCTGCGGGTTGGCGTCGGCGGTGAGGATGCGGTACTGGCTTTCGGCGCCGGCGTGGGTTTTCTTGCCGGCATCGGTGCGCAGGTGCAGGGCGTAGATCTTGATCTGCTTGCCCAGCGCGGCCTGACGCACTTCCGCCTCGTTCATCTGGGTGGCGGCAAACGGGTCGTTCTTGCGCAGTGCGCCAGCATCGGTGACCAGCAGGATGATGCGCCCGCCGTAACCGGACCAATCCATGCCGTCCACCGCCTGCATCACCCCGGCGAACGCATCTTCGTTGAACGAATGGCTGGACACGGTGGACGCCTTGACCTGGCGCGCCATGTCGAGGAAGCGTTGCGGGTCGCGACCTTGATCGAGGCTGATCAGGGTCTTGGCGACGTATTCCAGGCCAGGGGTTTTCTTAATGCTGCTGCGAAAACCCACCATGCCGAAGCTGACACTGTCTAACTCGCCGCGCTCGCCGATGCGGGTTTGCAGTTCGTGCACCACGTCACGGATCTGGTCGATGTAGGGCTGCATCGACACGGTGGTGTCGACCACCAGCACAACGGCCGTGCGGAAGGCGTCGGCATTCGCCTTGATCACAGGCGTGGCCGGTTTAACCGCGCTGGTACCTGGATCAATGGAGGCCACATTGAGCAACTGCACCGGCTGGCCGTTTTCGTCAAAGCTCTCTTTGGAGTCGAAGATCGGCAACAGGTAGAACTGGTTCTGCGGCACGGCGCTGGCAGTCGGTTCCAGCGCAAGGATCTGGCTATTGTCTTCGCTGTTTTTCTGCGCCTTGGCCAGCACGCCTTTGGCGGCGGCCGGGTCGGCCAACAGCTTTTCCACTTCGCCCGATTGACGCAGGAACATCACCGGCGCCCGCCCCGAGCGCTCGGTAAATTTCAGCACCAGGCTCTGCTTCCAGTCGCTGACCTGCGCGGCCGGCAACCAACCGTCGCTGCGCCCATCGGTGGCCGCGCCGACGCGTACCCACGGGCTGCCGTCGACGTCTTTGCGCTGGTAAACGTAGAGTACGGAGAACGCCGGCAGCGCCTTTCCTGGCGCGCTGCCTGCATCCGCTGAAAGCTTCGCACCGGGCTTGCTGAGCACGCGCTGGAACAGGGTCTTCTTGCCCGCCATCAACAGCGGGCGCTGACCGCCATCCACTTCAGCGACTGGCGGTGGCGTCACCTTGGGCACCACCGCAGCAGGCGGTTTGGCCGGCTCATCGCTGCCGCTCAACCACCAATAACTGGCGCCACCAATGGCCAATGCAACCGCTACCGCAACAGCGGCCAGGGCCAACACCGGCCCACGGCGTTGCTCGGACACGGCTTTGTGTTGCGTCGAAGTCACCACAGGTTGGCGCACTGCAGGTTGCGGCTGTGGTTTATCGGTCGGAATATCGATGGTGACCGGGGTCATGCCCGCCAGATCAAAGCTCAGCGGGATCGGCAGCGGCCGCACCAGCGTGGCTTCCGGTGAATCCGCCGGCAGTTGGTCCAGCGCCAGCAACAACGCCGCCGCATCCGGGAAGCGTTCCGCCGGGTCCTTGGCCAACAGCTTGCGCAGCACGCCCTGATAACGGCCGTGGTGCACCGGCAATTCCGGCAACGGCTCGGTCAGGTGTGCGAGCGCAGTCGAAAGCGCATCGGTGCCGCTGTAGGGCAGCTTGCCGACAAGGATTTCATACAGCACCACGCCCAGCGCATACAGGTCGGCGCGGCCGTCGATCTCCTGGCCCCGCGCCTGTTCCGGGCTCATATAGCTCGGCGTGCCCACGGCAAAACCGGCCTGGGTAAATTGAGTGCGGTCATCCAACGACTTGGCGATACCAAAGTCGGACAGCACCGCCGTGCCATCAGCGCGAAACAGAATGTTCGCCGGCTTCACATCGCGGTGCACCAGGCCTTGGGCGTGGGCATAACCCAACGCCGAAGCGATCTGGCGGATCAGCGTCACGCCCTGCTCCGGCGTCAGC
Encoded proteins:
- a CDS encoding ABC transporter ATP-binding protein, whose translation is MLNLNAVHKSRGVGSQRYSLVIPALALRAGEQLAIVGPSGCGKSTLLDLLALVLAPDQVGQFEFNQHDIRGLWRSDQQSTLAALRSQHLGYVLQTGGLLGFLDVRGNIALSRQLLGLKDDGSVARLAEQLEISDQLAKKPAALSVGQRQRVSCARALAHAPQLVLADEPTASLDPLNAERVMQALLAQAREHRAACVIATHDEPLARASGLQVRRISCRRDTDGGVTATLGEAC
- a CDS encoding aminoacyl-tRNA deacylase and HDOD domain-containing protein — translated: MSEVALATAPLTAPPVIRALLAKLAIPYTEVSDLPGLNPAQKVQAVLLEDAVGALMVLFPQNQLLDLNRLAELTGRRLIAVSPDRVARMLGKHELSLLPGLPPLTSSPCLYEGSLLNEPSLLVHSGEAGLLLEISSDAFKTMLTKASAGHFGEPLSNIRPNLDRPNDDREEITQAMQAFTARRIQQRLEATIEIPPLADTAQKIIKLRVDPNATIDDITGVVETDPALAAQVVSWAASPYYASPGKIRSVEDAIVRVLGFDLVINLALGLALGKTLSLPKDNPHQATPYWHQSIYTAAVIEGLTRAMPRAQRPEAGLTYLAGLLHNFGYLLLAHVFPPHFSLICRHLEVNPHLCHSYVEQHLLGISREQIGAWLMRYWDMPDELSTALRFQHDPTYDGQYAEYPNLVCLAVRLLRSRGIGSGPDETIPDALLERLGLTRDKAEEVVGKVLDAEVLLRELASQFSQG
- the tagQ gene encoding type VI secretion system-associated lipoprotein TagQ yields the protein MLFSRKAVSKRHLLLIAAGFSTVLTGCATSPASKVASSTKVEYYPNCYEPVQHLRATDSDMTKSVVTGAAIGAAGGALLGAFTGDKEKRGRNAAIGAAGGALAGGAAGYYTERQKQISDDNQRIASYSTDFNKSASDIDRSTAYAKASQQCYQSAFTKLVADRKAKTVNDTEGRKRLAEIVSGLKESNDLIVAVNGKASEDLNNYTQAYEKDLQQVGVQRNDVVTVAQADVAPPVVPAKKGKNPPKVAKKKDLPVVPKEAVTTEKSIQTVQAKQAESKQVASAGKAQMEGACRDPNLVDWAPVPCPNV
- a CDS encoding serine/threonine-protein kinase; translated protein: MNIVIPGYDIEGEIGEGAMASVYLATQRSLERKVALKVMAAALAADPSFCERFLREGKTLARLSHPHTVTIHDIGNVGELYYMAMEYLPNGTLKERIAAGLTPEQGVTLIRQIASALGYAHAQGLVHRDVKPANILFRADGTAVLSDFGIAKSLDDRTQFTQAGFAVGTPSYMSPEQARGQEIDGRADLYALGVVLYEILVGKLPYSGTDALSTALAHLTEPLPELPVHHGRYQGVLRKLLAKDPAERFPDAAALLLALDQLPADSPEATLVRPLPIPLSFDLAGMTPVTIDIPTDKPQPQPAVRQPVVTSTQHKAVSEQRRGPVLALAAVAVAVALAIGGASYWWLSGSDEPAKPPAAVVPKVTPPPVAEVDGGQRPLLMAGKKTLFQRVLSKPGAKLSADAGSAPGKALPAFSVLYVYQRKDVDGSPWVRVGAATDGRSDGWLPAAQVSDWKQSLVLKFTERSGRAPVMFLRQSGEVEKLLADPAAAKGVLAKAQKNSEDNSQILALEPTASAVPQNQFYLLPIFDSKESFDENGQPVQLLNVASIDPGTSAVKPATPVIKANADAFRTAVVLVVDTTVSMQPYIDQIRDVVHELQTRIGERGELDSVSFGMVGFRSSIKKTPGLEYVAKTLISLDQGRDPQRFLDMARQVKASTVSSHSFNEDAFAGVMQAVDGMDWSGYGGRIILLVTDAGALRKNDPFAATQMNEAEVRQAALGKQIKIYALHLRTDAGKKTHAGAESQYRILTADANPQIGDLYTPVPGGDVRKLGERVDEIGTVFANLVHQVRSNTPQPVPLLSSAPTLADKSAAVGYAMHMDFLGRKTASQAPQLVSAWTADRDLTNPALPAFQVCVMLTKLQLNDLQQSLKLIVDAARKTQTSPKDFFQEIASASAYMSRDPQALRKGGNLADGGILGEYLEGLPYRSKSLNMTQDLWLSLSVAEQEDFIDELDSKIRLYETFHNDVANWVRFGDAEPGDALYRVPLSTLP
- a CDS encoding formylglycine-generating enzyme family protein, which encodes MYKLLGAAVALSLASMAWADEASDKLDNPKPLPDDVSLPLPCEGNMVFRYAYVLAQGTLDDREISLGYPFAEGEAGYQQSFISGYRRDFINGQFTLKDLPKDWNKVIAPLMPKTDAKTPLKPMLYFIGKYEVTARQYAQVMAQAQSLASGEPAPACDAPTGMAGRLPKVKLSRFEAERFSAVYSAWLMKYHRELLPVSGRGSSAEDGGLGFVRLPTEVEWEYAARGGQAVSRQDLEGRLFPRRVEGSESDGPLGDYAVFNQVAGGTGQAARLMPIGTKLPNPIGLFDVIGNAAEMVQESFQLVHAGRRQGTYGGFVVKGGNYLEGEGTLFTGMRREYPLFAADGTEQSNETTGFRVAIGALSAPRSRYKELFAQWQKEGRLASLTDAIDDAQDPTKRLDSIIAASVDPKLQAELGLVNEELKRNVSLIAQQREEAAGNLIQSAALVAETISNYNIRLANLQKSRQQAIDNKDEASAQLFDMAIANGRSALDGAVAIYIDNLATGTRYTDAVIQAQFQRIKEELDRKPVLGKSLVTRATLFVRHVGNYRKQQRADPATILKELLAASGQR
- a CDS encoding ABC transporter permease; translated protein: MRIGLVASLAWQDYRNDAWLSACSVLALVAVIAPLLVLFGLKFGLVSSLTERLQTDPATREIIPLGGGRFSSAFIEQLSQRSDVAFAVPRTRQIAATAQVGTLSLEMLPTAAGDPLLGGLPVPKGLEQIVLSHTAAEKLAARPGDWLETSFARQVAGRVEAQRMRVQVLAVLPLEAFARDGLFAELSLLEAVEDYRDGRAVPTLGWAGDEAGVSEQRVYPAFRLYARNLTDVEPLRVYFAGQNVLVSTQAQTIAQVQSLSRNLSIVFWVICGLALAGAFAAIFAGALAAVARKRRELSVLRLLGFSTGGLLVFVVVQALYSAGFAAALSAGLYGLAEAALNQLFVQVPGEYASHLLARHYGLALAAVLGVSAVAAVCGGWRVARIQASEGIRDV